One Roseomonas sp. OT10 DNA window includes the following coding sequences:
- a CDS encoding RidA family protein, with the protein MSGIERLQKKGFLSIAVRHGGGVYVSGLTADDLGAGIEGQTRETLAKIDAALEAAGSDRSRLLSAQVWLKDIADRNAMNAVWSAWLPAGEPPARACVQAEMARPECLVEIMVTAAAG; encoded by the coding sequence ATGAGCGGCATCGAGAGGCTGCAGAAGAAGGGCTTCCTGTCCATCGCCGTCCGCCATGGCGGCGGCGTCTACGTCTCCGGCCTGACGGCGGACGACCTCGGCGCCGGTATCGAGGGCCAGACGCGCGAGACCCTGGCCAAGATCGACGCGGCGCTGGAGGCGGCGGGCAGCGACCGCTCCCGCCTGCTGAGCGCCCAGGTCTGGCTGAAGGACATCGCCGACCGGAACGCGATGAACGCGGTCTGGTCCGCCTGGCTGCCGGCGGGGGAGCCGCCCGCGCGGGCCTGCGTGCAGGCGGAGATGGCGCGGCCGGAATGCCTGGTCGAGATCATGGTCACGGCCGCGGCCGGTTGA